A window of Costertonia aggregata contains these coding sequences:
- a CDS encoding alpha/beta hydrolase family esterase, whose protein sequence is MKLIVKSLLYIALLSSCNNKDENSIEPQEFPPTINATLIHQDNIREYILHIPPTYDGTAQVPLVIVLHGGGGTAESVQGFTQMNPVSDSNGFIVAYPQGFGPTQNGFSWADGRETSATNMGIDDIGFIDKLLVELEENYAIDSHKIYICGFSNGGFMTQKIACETENKFAAMASLGSTIGSETLSQCNTSQKIPMAFIFGDLDPFVPYEGGTVANNPSPIEGIETLVDFWKTNNVCQTTNEPLDLPDLDMTDNATVTLFEYSDCACNADVLFYKVNNGGHTWPGVENVDYETIAWETNEDINASEVLWNFFDGYALCL, encoded by the coding sequence CAAGCTGCAATAACAAAGATGAAAATAGTATTGAACCACAGGAATTTCCACCGACCATTAATGCTACACTGATTCATCAAGACAATATCAGGGAATACATTTTACATATACCACCTACTTATGATGGAACTGCACAAGTCCCTTTGGTCATAGTTCTTCACGGTGGTGGCGGTACAGCAGAAAGCGTTCAAGGGTTTACCCAAATGAACCCGGTTTCTGACAGCAATGGATTTATTGTTGCCTATCCACAAGGCTTCGGACCAACCCAGAATGGTTTCAGTTGGGCAGATGGAAGGGAAACCAGTGCGACCAATATGGGTATTGATGACATAGGTTTTATAGATAAGTTATTGGTTGAATTGGAAGAGAACTACGCCATAGATTCACATAAAATCTATATCTGCGGATTTTCAAACGGAGGTTTTATGACACAGAAAATAGCTTGTGAAACCGAAAATAAATTTGCGGCAATGGCTAGCTTGGGCAGCACCATTGGCTCGGAAACACTCAGTCAATGTAATACTTCACAGAAAATACCAATGGCATTCATCTTCGGCGATTTAGACCCGTTCGTGCCTTATGAAGGTGGAACCGTAGCCAACAATCCCTCACCCATTGAGGGAATTGAAACTTTGGTCGATTTCTGGAAAACCAATAACGTATGCCAAACTACCAATGAGCCATTGGATTTACCTGATTTGGATATGACCGATAACGCTACAGTTACTTTATTTGAGTATTCCGACTGTGCTTGTAATGCCGACGTGCTTTTCTATAAAGTGAACAATGGCGGACATACTTGGCCAGGTGTTGAGAACGTGGACTACGAAACTATTGCTTGGGAAACCAATGAGGATATTAATGCAAGCGAGGTGTTATGGAATTTCTTTGATGGGTATGCACTTTGTCTTTAA